In Strigops habroptila isolate Jane chromosome 2, bStrHab1.2.pri, whole genome shotgun sequence, one genomic interval encodes:
- the CHRNA10 gene encoding neuronal acetylcholine receptor subunit alpha-10, translating into MERPLLTLCLAGCLLAPGGRGAPGRVAHKLLHDLFANYSSALRPVEDTDRALNVTLQVTLSQIIDMDERNQVLTSYLWVRQAWLDTHLTWDKDSYGGIDSIRIPSSYVWRPDIILYNNADDHFGGSMETNVVLRSDGHIMWDSPAITKSSCKVDVSYFPFDGQRCRLTFGSWTYNGNQIDLRNRLDTGDLTDFVKNVEWEVLGMPATRNVITYGCCSEPYPDVTYTLLLRRRASFYIFNLLLPCIMVSLLAPLSFYLPADSGEKVSLGVTVLLALTVFQLLVAESMPPSESVPLIGKYYIATMTMITASTALTIFIMNVHHCGPGARAVPPWAQRLILRYMARLCGVHEVGGSCRGQRRAPGPGDTDGEVGTTDGTCPRHRCLCHHRVLLRHVAYIAGCFCRHRAAQRRTGEWKKVAKVMDRFFMWVFFLMVFLMSVLVLGKGA; encoded by the exons ATGGAGCGGCCGCTGCTCACGCTCTGCCTCGCCGGCTGCCTCCTGGCCCCGG GCGGCCGCGGGGCTCCGGGCAGAGTCGCCCACAAGCTGCTCCACGACCTCTTTGCCAACTACTCCAGCGCCCTGCGCCCCGTGGAGGACACGGACCGGGCGCTCAACGTCACCCTCCAGGTCACCCTGTCCCAGATCATCGACATG GATGAGAGGAACCAGGTCCTCACCTCCTACCTGTGGGTGCGCCAGGCCTGGCTGGACACTCACCTCACGTGGGACAAGGACTCCTACGGCGGCATCGACAGCATCCGCATCCCCAGCAGCTACGTGTGGCGGCCCGACATCATCCTCTACAACAA TGCCGATGACCACTTTGGCGGCTCGATGGAGACCAACGTGGTGCTGCGCTCGGACGGGCACATCATGTGGGACTCACCCGCCATCACCAAGAGCTCCTGCAAGGTGGACGTCTCCTACTTCCCCTTCGATGGGCAGCGCTGCCGCCTCACCTTCGGCTCCTGGACATACAATGGGAACCAGATCGACCTCCGGAACCGGCTGGACACTGGGGACCTGACAGACTTCGTGAAGAATGTGGAGTGGGAGGTGCTGGGGATGCCGGCCACGAGGAACGTCATCACCTACGGCTGCTGCTCCGAGCCCTACCCCGATGTCACCTACACCCTCCTGCTCCGCCGCCGCGCCTCCTTCTACATCTTCaacctgctcctgccctgcatcaTGGTCTCCCTCCTGGCCCCGCTCAGCTTCTACCTGCCAGCAGACTCGGGCGAGAAGGTGTCGCTGGGGGTGACGGTGCTGCTGGCGCTCACCGTGTTCCAGCTCCTGGTGGCAGAGAGCATGCCGCCCTCGGAGAGCGTGCCGCTCATCG GGAAGTACTACATCGCCACCATGACGATGATCACGGCCTCCACGGCGCTCACCATCTTCATCATGAACGTGCACCACTGCGGGCCGGGGGCGCGTGCGGTGCCACCCTGGGCGCAGCGCCTCATCCTGCGGTACATGGCGCGGCTCTGCGGCGTGCACGAGGTGGGGGGGAGCTGCCGGGGCCAGCGCCGGGCGCCGGGGCCAGGGGACACAGACGGGGAGGTGGGTACCACGGATGGGACCTGCCCCCGGCACCGCTGCCTGTGCCACCACCGCGTGCTGCTGCGCCACGTCGCCTACATCGCCGGGTGCTTCTGCCGGCACCGCGCCGCACAGCGCCGCACCGGGGAGTGGAAGAAGGTGGCCAAGGTGATGGATCGCTTCTTCATGTGGGTCTTCTTCCTCATGGTGTTCCTCATGAGCGTGCTGGTGCTGGGCAAAGGTGCCTGA